AGATCGTGTCTGGCTTCGAGAAACAAACGGGACATACCGTGCGCGTCACTTACGGGTCGTCGGGCAACTTCTTCGCCCAAATGCAGAACGGTGCGCCATTCGATGTGTTTCTTTCCGCGGACAGCGAGTACCCACGCCGCCTGGAAAAAGCAGGCCTTACTGACACTCCGGTGATCTATGCCATCGGTCGCATCGTCATTTGGGCGCCAAAGAGCAGGAAGCTCAACGTGGCCGAGCGCGGCGCACAAGCGCTCCGGGACCCTTCGATACGCAAGATCGCCATCGCCAATCCCCGCCATGCTCCCTATGGCCGCGCAGCGGAAGCGGCACTCAAGAACCTAGGTTTCTATGAACAACTTGCGTCGAAGCTGGTGCTGGGGGAGAACATCTCGCAGACGGCGCAATTTGTGCAATCGGGTAACGCGGATGTGGGAATCATTGCGCTCTCACTTGCCCAGGCGCCAGCAATGCGTCAGAGCGGCGAATATTGGCTCATACCGGAAAACGCGCATCCGCGGCTGGAGCAGGCCGCGGCGATCCGAAAATCATCGCCGCATGGCCAAGCAGCCAGCCAGTTTCTTCTCTACTTGCGGGGCCCGGATGCCCGGGCCGCACTTCGACGCCATGGCTTCGAACTGCCGGAGGCGCAACCGTGAATTGGCAGGCGATTCTGCTGACCTTGAAGCTGGCCGTGGTCGTGTCGGCCCTCCTGCTGCTGTTGGGGCTTCCACTCGCCTACTGGGTGGCCTTCTCGCGTTGGCGCTGGAAGTTCCTGGTGGAGGCGGTTGTGGCG
The sequence above is a segment of the Terriglobales bacterium genome. Coding sequences within it:
- the modA gene encoding molybdate ABC transporter substrate-binding protein — translated: EMTVRPIFLIVTLTLAISVPADDFRVAAASDLTFALPEIVSGFEKQTGHTVRVTYGSSGNFFAQMQNGAPFDVFLSADSEYPRRLEKAGLTDTPVIYAIGRIVIWAPKSRKLNVAERGAQALRDPSIRKIAIANPRHAPYGRAAEAALKNLGFYEQLASKLVLGENISQTAQFVQSGNADVGIIALSLAQAPAMRQSGEYWLIPENAHPRLEQAAAIRKSSPHGQAASQFLLYLRGPDARAALRRHGFELPEAQP